The Papaver somniferum cultivar HN1 chromosome 3, ASM357369v1, whole genome shotgun sequence genome includes a region encoding these proteins:
- the LOC113357420 gene encoding nicotinamide adenine dinucleotide transporter 1, chloroplastic-like has translation MTGGGQESSSHGGPSTKIMLCNAAAGASAGVIAATFVCPLDVIKTRFQVIGIPCKLVGDGSIRGSLIVGSLEKIFRKEGIRGMYRGLSPTVLALLPNWAVYFTIYDQLKSLLYEDVGYHQLSVGSNILAAAGAGAATTIATNPLWVVKTRFQTQGMRVGVVPYTSTLSALRIIAHKEGIRGLYSGLVPALAGVSHVAIQFPAYEKIKIYLAKRDNTTPDTLCARDVAVASSVSKVAASTLTYPHEVVRSRLQEQGQHSEKRYSGVLDCTRKVFQQEGIPGFYRGCATNLLRTTPAAVITFTSFEMIHRFLINLFPSESQPHAL, from the exons ATGACTGGTGGTGGGCAAGAATCATCGTCTCATGGTGGTCCTAGTACTAAAATCATGTTATGTAATGCTGCTGCCGGTGCTTCAGCTG GTGTTATTGCTGCCACTTTTGTTTGTCCTTTAGATGTTATTAAGACAAGGTTTCAAGTTATTGGTATTCCCTGCAAGCTTGTTGGTGATGGTAGTATTAGAG GTAGTTTAATTGTTGGGAGTTTGGAAAAGATATTCCGAAAggagggaatccgtgggatgtaCCGTGGACTTTCTCCAACTGTCTTGGCATTACTTCCAAATTGGGCA GTTTACTTCACGATATATGACCAGCTTAAAAGTTTATTATATGAAGACG TTGGGTACCATCAACTCTCAGTAGGATCGAACATAttagctgctgctggtgctggagCTGCAACCACCATTGCCACTAATCCTCTTTGGGTTGTCAAGACAAGATTCCAA ACTCAAGGAATGAGAGTTGGGGTGGTGCCATATACGAGTACACTGTCAGCTTTAAGAATAATAGCTCACAAGGAAGGGATTCGTGGATTATACAG TGGTCTTGTACCTGCATTGGCTGGTGTTAGCCATGTTGCCATCCAGTTCCCAGCATATGAAAAGATAAAAATATACCTGGCCAAACGAG ATAACACTACCCCTGATACACTCTGTGCACGGGATGTTGCCGTTGCCTCATCAGTCTCCAAAGTAGCAGCATCAACTTTGACATATCCACACGAG gttgtgcgctcaAGACTTCAAGAACAGGGGCAGCATTCTGAGAAGCGATACTCTGGTGTGCTTGACTGCACTAGGAAGGTATTTCAGCAAGAGGGTATCCCTGGATTTTATCGTGGGTGTGCGACCAATCTATTACGGACTACCCCAGCTGCTGTCATCACATTCACCAGCTTTGAGATGATTCACCGGTTTCTGATTAATCTATTCCCTTCCGAATCACAGCCGCATGCACTATGA